A single window of Nicotiana tomentosiformis chromosome 1, ASM39032v3, whole genome shotgun sequence DNA harbors:
- the LOC104105908 gene encoding uncharacterized protein, which yields MATLLPSPEVSSFSARIHPVRTSFINPRNVQKLAVSRSVHRDARVRVCLSVKDLEESPPLNSGNNLGFYAQFSAHVETSTTSSIKVNEEEEEKRNYYLNTGYAIRTIREEFPALFYKELTFDIYRDDIVFKDPLNTFTGIENYKSIFWALRFHGRMFFRALWIDIVSVWQPVENMIIVRWTVHGIPRVPWESHGRFDGTSEYKLDKDGKIYEHRVHNIALSGPPKFHVLAVQELIEYIGGASTPKPTFFEIFSPTLRNIAPVTKFSRLRRNLGSILTSLKRNEEEQSDQT from the exons ATGGCCACTCTTTTACCGTCGCCGGAAGTTTCCTCATTCTCAGCCAGAATCCATCCGGTGAGGACTTCTTTTATAAACCCTAGAAATGTGCAGAAGCTCGCTGTTTCTAGGTCGGTACATAGGGATGCTAGGGTTAGGGTGTGTTTGAGTGTAAAGGATTTGGAGGAGTCTCCGCCGTTGAATTCAGGGAATAATTTAGGGTTTTATGCACAGTTCTCTGCTCATGTGGAGACCAGCACGACGTCGTCTATAAAAGTGAACGAGGAAGAGGAAGAGAAGCGGAATTACTATCTGAATACAGGTTACGCTATTCGGACTATCCGAGAGGAGTTTCCTGCCCTTTTCTATAAGGAGCTAACCTTTGATATCTACAG GGATGATATTGTCTTCAAAGATCCACTCAACACTTTTACTGGCATTGAGAATTATAAATCAATCTTCTGGGCTCTACGATTCCATGGCAGGATGTTCTTTAGGGCCTTGTGGATTGATATTGTTAGTGTATGGCAACCTGTGGAGAACATGATAATAGTTCGGTGGACTGTTCATGGCATTCCCCGTGTTCCATGGGAGAGCCACGGTCGCTTCGATGGCACTTCAGAGTATAAGCTTGATAAAGATGGGAAGATTTATGAGCACCGGGTTCACAACATTGCTTTGAGTGGACCACCAAAGTTCCATGTACTTGCTGTGCAGGAATTAATTGAATACATTGGCGGCGCCTCAACACCAAAGCCTACTTTCTTTGAAATCTTTTCTCCTACCTTGAGGAACATTGCTCCAGTAACGAAATTTTCTAGGTTGAGGCGGAACCTGGGCTCAATTCTAACCTCCCTAAAGAGAAATGAGGAGGAACAGTCAGATCAAACATAG